TTCGATATAGTTGACTCTGAAATTAATTTCGCGTAACATTGTTGACGAATCAACTATAACGCCCGCAATTATGCGAGGGAATGCCATGTCCGCGTGGCTCTGGCTTGTCGGGGCCGGCTTGTTGGAAATCGGGTGGGCGATCGGCCTGAAGCACACCGACGGTTGGACCCGTCCGCTCCCCAGCGCGCTCGCCGTAGCCGCTGCCGTAATCAGCTTCCTGATGCTGGCGCACGCGCTCAAAACGCTACCCGTTGGGACTGCCTACGCGGTGTGGGTGG
This region of Gemmata massiliana genomic DNA includes:
- a CDS encoding DMT family transporter yields the protein MSAWLWLVGAGLLEIGWAIGLKHTDGWTRPLPSALAVAAAVISFLMLAHALKTLPVGTAYAVWVGIGTVGVAAVGIVLLGESASTARLLFLALILVGIAGLKFVES